From the genome of Nakamurella flavida, one region includes:
- a CDS encoding polyadenylate-specific 3'-exoribonuclease AS has protein sequence MVRPPAAGPVARYFYDCEFIEDGTTIELVSIGVVAQDGREFSAISAEFDPARATAWVRKHVLDKLPGPADKRWMSRTRIRDELYAFLTAPGLPIELWAWYAAYDHVVLGQLWGAMPALPSDVPRLTREIRQHWEYAGCPPIPDPGADRHDSLADARLGRDRWLAADAVITGR, from the coding sequence GTGGTGCGTCCCCCCGCGGCCGGTCCGGTCGCCCGGTACTTCTACGACTGCGAATTCATCGAGGACGGCACCACGATCGAGCTGGTGTCGATCGGTGTCGTGGCCCAGGACGGACGGGAGTTCTCCGCCATCTCGGCGGAGTTCGACCCGGCCCGGGCCACCGCCTGGGTGCGCAAGCACGTGCTCGACAAGCTGCCCGGGCCCGCGGACAAGCGGTGGATGTCCCGCACGCGCATCCGGGACGAGCTGTACGCGTTCCTCACCGCCCCGGGTCTGCCGATCGAGCTGTGGGCCTGGTACGCCGCCTACGACCACGTCGTGCTCGGTCAGCTCTGGGGGGCCATGCCCGCGCTGCCGTCCGACGTCCCGCGGCTGACCCGGGAGATCCGGCAGCACTGGGAGTACGCGGGCTGCCCGCCGATCCCCGATCCCGGCGCCGACCGGCACGACTCGCTGGCCGACGCCCGGCTCGGCCGGGATCGCTGGTTGGCCGCCGACGCGGTGATCACCGGCCGCTGA
- a CDS encoding ArsA family ATPase: MRIALHTGKGGVGKTTLSVATAVAAAREGHRTLILSTDPAHSVADVLGAPVAADPTPVADVPGLWAAQVDTRRRVEESWAGIRQYLVGMLAAGGMAEVQAEELTVLPGAEEMVALLELRRHAESAEFDVIVVDCAPSGETLRLLALPETVQFYASRLLRGPNRLLRGLAAGLAGLSGGPTPPTQVRDAVADLLADLGRARDLLADPTVTGIRIVLTPERVVVAEGRRLLTALALHGFPVESVLVNRVLPDAADGAFVARQRAGQQTVLAGIAESFPGIPVTAVPTQAGEPVGADALGELAVAAFAGASVLPPLTATPVLQVSGSGGEYRLEIALPHVDRAEVGLSRVQDDLIVTVGDHRRRIALPSLLQRCLTRGARLADGRLTVEFVADPQAWPTDLLAGATGERRAAAETLAGAS, from the coding sequence GTGAGGATCGCGCTGCACACCGGCAAGGGCGGCGTCGGCAAGACGACCCTCTCAGTGGCCACCGCCGTCGCGGCGGCCCGGGAGGGGCACCGCACGCTGATCCTGTCCACCGACCCCGCGCACTCGGTCGCCGACGTGCTCGGGGCGCCGGTGGCCGCCGATCCCACCCCGGTGGCCGACGTGCCCGGTCTGTGGGCGGCGCAGGTCGACACCCGTCGCCGCGTCGAGGAGAGCTGGGCGGGCATCCGGCAGTACCTGGTGGGCATGCTCGCCGCCGGTGGCATGGCCGAGGTGCAGGCCGAGGAGCTGACCGTGCTGCCCGGGGCCGAGGAGATGGTGGCGCTGCTGGAGCTGCGCCGGCACGCCGAGTCCGCCGAGTTCGACGTGATCGTGGTGGACTGCGCGCCGTCCGGGGAGACGCTGCGGCTCCTGGCACTGCCGGAGACGGTGCAGTTCTACGCGTCCCGGCTGCTGCGCGGACCGAACCGGCTGCTGCGCGGTCTGGCCGCGGGACTGGCCGGACTGTCCGGCGGGCCGACGCCCCCAACCCAGGTGCGGGACGCCGTGGCCGATCTGCTCGCCGACCTGGGCCGGGCCCGCGACCTGCTGGCCGACCCGACCGTCACCGGAATCCGCATCGTGCTCACCCCCGAGCGCGTGGTGGTCGCCGAGGGGCGACGGCTGCTCACCGCCCTGGCCCTGCACGGGTTCCCGGTGGAAAGCGTGCTGGTGAACCGGGTGCTGCCGGACGCCGCCGACGGCGCCTTCGTCGCTCGGCAGCGTGCCGGGCAGCAGACGGTGCTGGCCGGCATCGCCGAGTCGTTCCCCGGGATCCCGGTCACCGCCGTGCCGACGCAGGCCGGCGAGCCGGTCGGCGCGGACGCGTTGGGCGAACTGGCCGTCGCGGCCTTCGCCGGCGCCTCCGTGCTGCCGCCGCTGACCGCGACCCCCGTCCTGCAGGTGTCCGGGTCGGGCGGGGAGTACCGGCTGGAGATCGCCCTCCCGCACGTGGACCGGGCCGAGGTCGGACTGAGTCGGGTGCAGGACGACCTGATCGTCACCGTCGGCGACCACCGCCGGCGCATCGCCCTGCCGTCCCTGCTCCAGCGCTGCCTGACCCGGGGTGCCCGGCTGGCCGACGGCCGGCTGACGGTGGAGTTCGTCGCCGACCCGCAGGCCTGGCCGACCGATCTGCTGGCCGGCGCCACCGGTGAGCGGCGCGCGGCCGCCGAGACCCTGGCGGGGGCGTCATGA
- a CDS encoding SRPBCC family protein produces the protein MAEPSTQSLTMAADPAAIMAAIADFRSYPEWAGAVKTVEVTDPGQGGRAAQVRFSMDAGPIKDTYELAYQWAADDRSVSWTLVKGQLQKAQRGSYVLRPVAPVDGAPHTEVVYTLAVDLSIPLIGVFRRKAEKVVMDTALKELRKRVEATGAGTE, from the coding sequence ATGGCCGAACCCTCCACGCAGTCCCTGACCATGGCTGCCGACCCCGCCGCGATCATGGCGGCGATCGCCGACTTCCGGTCGTACCCGGAGTGGGCCGGGGCCGTGAAGACCGTCGAGGTCACCGACCCGGGCCAGGGCGGCCGGGCCGCGCAGGTCCGTTTCTCGATGGACGCCGGTCCGATCAAGGACACCTACGAGCTGGCCTACCAGTGGGCGGCCGACGACCGGTCCGTCTCCTGGACGCTGGTCAAGGGCCAGCTGCAGAAGGCGCAGCGCGGCTCGTACGTGCTCCGCCCGGTGGCGCCGGTGGACGGCGCCCCGCACACGGAGGTCGTGTACACCCTGGCCGTCGACCTCTCCATCCCGCTCATCGGGGTCTTCCGCCGCAAGGCCGAGAAGGTCGTGATGGACACCGCCCTCAAGGAGTTGCGCAAGCGGGTCGAGGCCACCGGGGCCGGGACCGAGTGA
- a CDS encoding ROK family protein, whose amino-acid sequence MNPLFDRPSGNTIGIDIGGTSVRAAVVDPAGEILGSLRAGTPHTVGETEDLLTTLITKLASTFPVDGVGLAVAGFISKDRQRVMFAPHLAWRDADVPARLAARVGLPVVMEHDVNAAAWAEYRRGAAAGSDLALLIALGTGIGAGLVIDGTVYRGAHGVAPELGHLTVVPDGRRCACGKRGCWERYCSGTALADTAREAMVGRDAPVLRRLCQDDPAAVTGTMVAIAGTEGDPVALAALDQLGHWLAVGLALVTDVLDPEVIVVGGGVASAAGMFLPVAVSEFAGLITGAGHRPVPRVELARFGDRSGLLGAALLAAHS is encoded by the coding sequence ATGAATCCCCTGTTCGACCGTCCGTCCGGCAACACCATCGGCATCGACATCGGCGGCACGTCCGTGCGGGCCGCGGTGGTCGACCCGGCCGGGGAGATCCTCGGGTCGCTGCGGGCCGGCACCCCGCACACCGTGGGCGAGACCGAGGACCTGCTCACCACCCTGATCACCAAGCTGGCCAGCACCTTCCCGGTGGACGGGGTGGGGCTGGCCGTGGCCGGCTTCATCAGCAAGGACCGGCAGCGGGTCATGTTCGCGCCCCACCTGGCTTGGCGGGACGCCGACGTGCCCGCCCGACTGGCGGCGCGGGTCGGCCTGCCCGTGGTGATGGAGCACGACGTGAACGCCGCGGCCTGGGCGGAGTACCGCCGGGGGGCCGCCGCCGGGTCCGACCTGGCCCTGCTCATCGCCCTCGGCACCGGGATCGGCGCCGGGTTGGTCATCGACGGCACCGTCTACCGCGGCGCCCACGGGGTGGCGCCCGAGCTGGGCCACCTCACCGTCGTCCCGGACGGTCGACGGTGCGCCTGCGGCAAGCGCGGGTGCTGGGAGCGGTACTGCTCGGGCACCGCGCTGGCCGACACCGCCCGCGAGGCCATGGTGGGCCGGGACGCCCCCGTGCTGCGGCGGCTGTGCCAGGACGACCCGGCCGCCGTCACCGGGACGATGGTCGCCATCGCCGGCACCGAGGGCGATCCGGTCGCGCTCGCCGCCCTGGACCAGCTCGGCCACTGGCTGGCCGTCGGTCTGGCCCTGGTCACCGACGTGCTGGACCCCGAGGTCATCGTGGTCGGCGGTGGGGTGGCCAGTGCCGCCGGGATGTTCCTGCCCGTCGCGGTGTCGGAGTTCGCCGGGCTGATCACCGGGGCCGGCCACCGGCCGGTGCCCCGGGTCGAGCTCGCCCGCTTCGGCGACCGGTCCGGCCTGCTCGGCGCGGCGCTGCTGGCCGCGCACTCCTGA
- a CDS encoding metallophosphoesterase family protein, with the protein MRLSFVSDIHGNIEGLARVAERVEHLIVLGDLLDYVDYHDPAGGILGTLFGAEKVRHFTALRTRGDFTGLRTFNRGLWESIADPAGTLAEVVSGRYREVLAAVGPDTLLTLGNVDVASVWTEVAGDTLPYLDGQVVEIGGRRLGFVAGGASSRPAGPRPPEDQVWQPLVRPAAEYRASIDAVFADGPVDVLCTHIPPDIAALRYDVVPARLEMPGPGLVEAIDRWTPRLSVFGHVHQPLARRLRRGRTECVNVGHFQRYPRAFEIDLD; encoded by the coding sequence GTGCGGCTCTCCTTCGTCTCCGACATCCACGGCAACATCGAGGGTCTGGCCCGGGTGGCCGAACGGGTCGAGCACCTGATCGTCCTCGGGGACCTGCTCGACTACGTCGACTACCACGACCCGGCGGGCGGGATCCTGGGCACGCTGTTCGGTGCGGAGAAGGTCCGGCACTTCACTGCGCTGCGCACCCGGGGTGACTTCACGGGCCTGCGCACCTTCAACCGGGGCCTGTGGGAGTCCATCGCCGATCCCGCCGGCACCCTGGCCGAGGTCGTGTCCGGGCGGTACCGGGAGGTGCTGGCCGCGGTCGGCCCGGACACCCTGCTGACCCTGGGCAACGTGGACGTCGCCTCCGTCTGGACCGAGGTGGCCGGCGACACGTTGCCCTACCTGGACGGCCAGGTCGTCGAGATCGGCGGAAGGCGGCTGGGTTTCGTCGCCGGCGGGGCCAGCAGTCGTCCCGCGGGTCCCCGCCCGCCGGAGGACCAGGTGTGGCAGCCGCTGGTCCGCCCGGCCGCGGAGTACCGGGCGAGCATCGACGCGGTGTTCGCCGACGGACCGGTCGACGTGCTGTGCACGCACATCCCGCCGGACATCGCCGCCCTGCGGTACGACGTCGTCCCGGCGCGGCTGGAGATGCCGGGACCGGGTCTGGTGGAGGCCATCGACCGGTGGACGCCCCGGTTGTCCGTGTTCGGGCACGTCCACCAGCCGCTCGCCCGCCGGCTGCGGCGGGGTCGCACCGAGTGCGTCAACGTCGGTCACTTCCAGCGGTACCCCCGGGCCTTCGAGATCGACCTCGACTGA
- a CDS encoding class II 3-deoxy-7-phosphoheptulonate synthase — translation MKWNLDFREDDLPTLPPLPAPMREQLDAALALPAAQQPVWPEPEQARSVRTVLEAVPPVTVPGEVDRLADKLAAVARGEAFLLQGGDCAETFVDNTEPHIRANIRTLLQMAVVLTYGASLPVVKVARIAGQYAKPRSSETDSLGLLSYRGDIINSLATRPEARVADPARMVRAYANSAAAMNLVRAVTSTGMADLTKVHEWNQEFVLTSRAGERYERVAGEIDRAMRFMAACGVDSHSLHEVEIFASHEALLLDYERAMLRLDTTHETPRLYDLSGHFLWIGERTRQLDGAHIAFAELLANPIGVKIGPSTTPEMAVEYVERLDPHHTAGRLTLISRMGNGKVRDVLPDIVAKVEATGHQVIWQCDPMHGNTHEASTGYKTRHFDRIVDEVQGFFEVHRDLGTHPGGMHLEITGEDVTECLGGAQEISDADLAGRYETACDPRLNTQQSLELAFLVAEMLRA, via the coding sequence GTGAAATGGAATCTGGACTTCCGGGAGGACGACCTCCCGACCCTGCCGCCGCTGCCGGCGCCGATGCGCGAGCAGCTCGACGCGGCGCTGGCCCTGCCCGCCGCCCAGCAGCCGGTCTGGCCGGAGCCGGAGCAGGCGCGGTCCGTGCGCACCGTGCTGGAGGCGGTCCCGCCCGTCACCGTCCCCGGTGAGGTCGACCGGCTGGCCGACAAGCTGGCCGCCGTCGCCCGCGGTGAGGCGTTCCTGCTGCAGGGCGGTGACTGTGCCGAGACGTTCGTGGACAACACCGAGCCGCACATCCGCGCCAACATCCGCACCCTGCTGCAGATGGCCGTCGTCCTGACGTACGGGGCCTCCCTGCCGGTGGTCAAGGTCGCCCGCATCGCCGGCCAGTACGCCAAGCCGCGGTCCTCCGAGACCGATTCGCTGGGGCTGCTGTCCTACCGCGGCGACATCATCAACTCCCTCGCCACCCGCCCCGAGGCCCGCGTGGCCGACCCGGCCCGGATGGTGCGCGCCTACGCGAATTCCGCGGCCGCGATGAACCTGGTCCGCGCCGTCACCAGCACCGGCATGGCCGATCTGACCAAGGTCCACGAGTGGAACCAGGAGTTCGTGCTGACCTCGCGGGCCGGCGAGCGGTACGAGCGGGTGGCCGGCGAGATCGACCGGGCCATGCGCTTCATGGCCGCCTGCGGGGTCGACTCGCACTCGCTGCACGAGGTGGAGATCTTCGCCTCGCACGAAGCGCTGCTGCTGGACTACGAGCGCGCCATGCTCCGCCTGGACACCACCCACGAGACGCCGCGCCTCTACGACCTGTCCGGCCACTTCCTGTGGATCGGGGAGCGCACCCGTCAGCTGGACGGCGCCCACATCGCGTTCGCCGAGCTGCTGGCCAACCCGATCGGCGTGAAGATCGGCCCGAGCACCACCCCGGAGATGGCCGTCGAGTACGTCGAGCGGCTCGATCCGCACCACACCGCGGGCCGGCTGACGCTGATCTCCCGGATGGGCAACGGCAAGGTCCGTGACGTGCTCCCGGACATCGTCGCCAAGGTCGAGGCCACCGGGCACCAGGTCATCTGGCAGTGCGACCCGATGCACGGCAACACCCACGAGGCGTCGACGGGCTACAAGACCCGGCACTTCGACCGCATCGTGGACGAGGTCCAGGGCTTCTTCGAGGTGCACCGCGACCTGGGTACCCACCCGGGCGGCATGCACCTGGAGATCACCGGTGAGGACGTCACTGAGTGCCTGGGCGGCGCCCAGGAGATCTCCGACGCGGATCTCGCCGGTCGGTACGAGACCGCGTGCGACCCGCGGCTGAACACCCAGCAGTCCCTCGAGCTGGCCTTCCTGGTCGCGGAGATGCTGCGCGCCTGA
- a CDS encoding lysophospholipid acyltransferase family protein: MLYNLCKYVLIGPLLRVSFPATVIGAEYVPESGGAILVGNHVSVADSFFTPLYVKRPVYYLAKSEYFTEKGLKGRLKKAFFSGVGQVPVNREGASAARDALDTGIKLLNKGNLLGIYPEGTRSPDGRLYKGKTGVARMVLETGVPVVPVVMIGTDRVNPIGSKMWRPHRITMIVGRPLDFSRYEGMAGDRFVERSMTDEIMYRLMELSGQEYVDVYAAKVKADIAAGIPGALPPSAPSGRSTRLKLSRRLAQRLRKVLHGHPAVSAVPPLPAEGRGPGTVTRLPGTKAG; the protein is encoded by the coding sequence GTGCTCTACAACTTGTGCAAGTACGTGCTCATCGGGCCCCTGCTCCGGGTGTCCTTCCCCGCCACGGTCATCGGCGCCGAGTACGTGCCCGAGTCCGGGGGAGCGATCCTCGTCGGCAACCACGTGTCGGTGGCCGACTCGTTCTTCACCCCGCTGTACGTCAAGCGGCCGGTGTACTACCTGGCCAAGAGCGAGTACTTCACCGAGAAGGGCCTCAAGGGCCGCCTGAAGAAGGCGTTCTTCTCCGGTGTCGGGCAGGTCCCGGTCAACCGCGAGGGTGCCTCGGCCGCCCGCGACGCCCTGGACACCGGCATCAAGCTGCTGAACAAGGGCAACCTGCTCGGCATCTACCCCGAGGGCACCCGTTCTCCCGACGGTCGGCTGTACAAGGGCAAGACGGGCGTGGCCCGGATGGTCCTGGAGACCGGCGTCCCGGTCGTCCCCGTGGTGATGATCGGCACCGACCGGGTCAATCCCATCGGATCCAAGATGTGGCGCCCGCACCGCATCACGATGATAGTCGGACGCCCGCTCGACTTCTCCCGGTACGAGGGCATGGCCGGCGACCGGTTCGTCGAACGGTCGATGACCGACGAGATCATGTACCGCCTGATGGAGCTGTCCGGCCAGGAGTACGTGGACGTCTACGCCGCCAAGGTCAAGGCCGACATCGCCGCCGGCATTCCCGGCGCGCTGCCGCCGTCGGCGCCCAGCGGCCGCAGCACCCGGCTGAAGCTGTCCCGCCGCCTGGCCCAACGGCTGCGCAAGGTGCTGCACGGCCACCCCGCCGTCTCCGCCGTGCCCCCGCTGCCCGCCGAGGGTCGCGGACCGGGCACCGTCACCCGCCTCCCCGGCACCAAGGCGGGCTGA
- a CDS encoding DUF308 domain-containing protein, producing MTTPHLPDDPADESTDGGPPAEGTTGPDGDPDRGTPDREAPDRDDRNTSAPDHDDRSADDLSADDLDARFLAIVSGIAPTMTWHSVPSDTALDGPRAEAGPDDRGSAPLRTGGPDADDADRPGNLLDRPEDVTPPVGPTRFPPPRPTPSVDRTPDTADERSRRREARRQERAEELAAFHAEKAEREREYAEDDAHYEPPPPPPLPRPRGRTVAAVLAIAAGVLLLARPTLLELNQDVSIVLAVLIILGGLGVLVAGLHRPAADGSDGWDDGARL from the coding sequence ATGACCACACCCCACCTCCCCGACGACCCGGCCGACGAGTCCACCGACGGCGGCCCACCGGCCGAGGGCACCACCGGTCCAGACGGGGATCCGGACCGCGGCACCCCGGACCGCGAAGCGCCGGACCGCGACGACCGGAACACCAGCGCGCCGGACCACGACGACCGGAGCGCCGACGACCTGAGCGCCGACGACCTGGACGCCCGGTTCCTGGCCATCGTGTCGGGCATCGCGCCGACCATGACGTGGCATTCCGTTCCGTCGGACACCGCCCTCGACGGGCCCCGTGCCGAAGCCGGCCCGGACGACCGCGGCTCCGCGCCGCTCCGCACCGGTGGGCCGGACGCGGACGACGCCGACCGTCCCGGGAACCTGCTGGACCGCCCCGAGGACGTCACCCCGCCGGTCGGCCCGACCCGGTTCCCGCCGCCCCGTCCCACCCCGTCCGTCGACCGGACGCCGGACACCGCCGACGAGCGGTCCCGGCGCCGCGAGGCCCGTCGCCAGGAGCGCGCGGAGGAACTGGCCGCGTTCCACGCCGAGAAGGCCGAACGCGAGCGCGAGTACGCGGAGGACGACGCCCACTACGAGCCGCCACCCCCGCCCCCGCTGCCCCGCCCCCGGGGTCGCACCGTGGCCGCCGTGCTCGCCATCGCCGCCGGGGTGCTCCTCCTGGCCCGGCCCACGCTGCTGGAGCTCAACCAGGACGTCTCGATCGTGCTGGCCGTGCTGATCATCCTGGGCGGTCTGGGCGTCCTGGTGGCCGGTCTGCACCGGCCGGCCGCGGACGGCTCCGACGGGTGGGACGACGGCGCACGCCTCTGA